One Amaranthus tricolor cultivar Red isolate AtriRed21 chromosome 1, ASM2621246v1, whole genome shotgun sequence DNA window includes the following coding sequences:
- the LOC130809750 gene encoding protein NRT1/ PTR FAMILY 5.2-like: MATAEETGAIDDYTKDGTVDLKGNPVRRSKRGGWRACYFFVVYEIFERMAFYGISSNLVLYMTKKLHQGTVESANNVTNWVGTIWITPILGAFIADAYLGRYKTFLISCAIYLSGMTLLTLTVSVPGLKPPPCNSANMSDCKRASPLQLGVFYTALYILAVGTGGTKPNISTIGADQFDDFEPKEKAQKLSFFNWWEFSIFFGTLFANTILVYVQDNVGWALGYGLPTIGLAISIGIFLAGTPFYRHRLPNGSPFTTMAKVIVAAIQNRKQPFPNHSSKLHELDLDDYSKQGKFRVDLTSSLRFFNKAAINTGTNKPCTVTQVEETKQMLRMIPILVMTFVPSTMLAQVQTLFVKQGTTLDRSIGKFNIPPACLTGFTTFSMLVSVVIYDRIFVKLMRKLTKNPRGITLLQRMGLGLVLHTIIMIIASLVERKRLSFANEHGLVESGAQLPLTIFILLPQFLLMGVADAVLEVAKLEFFYDQAPEGMKSLGTSYSTTTIGIGNYISSFLLSTVAHITARNGHKGWILNNLNASHLDYYYGFFVILNVVNFIVFIFVSRFYVYRAETSNSMEVLKEELEH, encoded by the exons TGTACGAAATATTTGAAAGAATGGCATTTTATGGGATATCATCAAATTTGGTActttatatgacaaaaaaactCCATCAAGGAACTGTGGAATCTGCCAATAATGTGACCAACTGGGTTGGCACAATTTGGATTACTCCTATTTTAGGTGCTTTTATTGCTGATGCCTACCTTGGCCGTTACAAGACTTTTCTCATTTCTTGTGCCATTTATCTCTcg GGAATGACGCTATTAACCCTCACAGTTTCAGTCCCTGGGTTGAAACCACCACCATGCAATTCAGCCAACATGAGTGACTGTAAGAGGGCCTCACCACTTCAACTAGGTGTGTTCTACACTGCACTTTACATCCTAGCAGTTGGAACTGGTGGAACTAAGCCCAACATCTCCACCATAGGCGCCGACCAATTCGACGATTTTGAGCCCAAAGAAAAGGCCCAAAAACTGTCTTTCTTCAACTGGTGGGAGTTTAGCATTTTCTTTGGAACCCTTTTTGCTAATACAATCTTAGTCTATGTCCAAGACAATGTAGGTTGGGCTCTTGGATATGGACTTCCAACTATTGGTCTTGCTATTTCTATAGGTATATTTTTAGCAGGAACACCATTTTATAGGCATAGATTGCCTAATGGAAGTCCCTTCACAACCATGGCAAAAGTCATCGTGGCAGCTATTCAAAACAGAAAACAACCATTTCCTAACCACTCTAGTAAACTCCATGAGCTTGACTTGGATGATTACTCCAAACAGGGAAAATTTAGAGTTGACTTGACTTCTTCCTTGAG GTTCTTTAACAAAGCCGCAATCAACACTGGTACAAATAAACCATGCACAGTTACACAAGTAGAAGAAACAAAACAGATGTTAAGAATGATTCCAATCTTAGTGATGACATTTGTTCCAAGTACAATGTTGGCTCAAGTACAAACCCTTTTTGTCAAGCAAGGAACTACCCTTGATAGGAGCATAGGCAAGTTCAACATTCCTCCTGCATGTCTAACTGGATTTACAACATTTTCAATGCTTGTTTCTGTGGTTATTTATGATAGAATCTTTGTAAAACTCATGAGAAAACTAACAAAAAATCCAAGAGGAATTACATTACTACAAAGAATGGGATTAGGACTAGTCCTTCACACAATCATCATGATCATAGCATCTTTAGTAGAAAGGAAAAGACTAAGTTTTGCAAATGAACATGGTTTGGTTGAAAGTGGTGCACAACTTCCCTTAACAATATTTATTCTCCTCCCTCAATTCCTACTCATGGGGGTAGCTGATGCCGTCCTAGAAGTCGCAAAACTCGAGTTCTTTTACGATCAAGCTCCTGAGGGAATGAAGAGTCTTGGGACATCTTATTCTACTACAACTATTGGTATTGGGAATTATATAAGTAGCTTCTTGTTATCAACCGTTGCTCATATCACTGCAAGGAATGGACACAAAGGTTGGATATTGAACAATCTTAATGCTTCGCATCTCGATTATTACTACGGATTCTTTGTCATACTTAATGTAGTGAATTTCAtagtttttatatttgtttctaGGTTCTATGTTTATAGAGCTGAGACTTCTAATTCAATGGAGGTTCTCAAAGAAGAATTAGAACATTAG